A part of Hippea maritima DSM 10411 genomic DNA contains:
- a CDS encoding O-antigen ligase family protein — protein MNFLILSAILLSISTPLSIALDNVAIGVGLLGLILSYKKLKPKDLDFRVLGVSTVGFVSSVLSTEPVYSLKNAHYLWHFLPYFIASRFDRKKIKLILVVLGAASAISGFAVIFQSFTGIRINHVHLNEFLNIHILHSPIRSSGVFGNALTTGGVLAPLMFVYFSLFWFEAERRFKIYYLIVFIFVFLGLVFNFSRSYWVGGLAAIVVLPFIYTKSRIARITPLAGFVLAALMYIFIPSVHKRVQSMVHYRKDVSAMDRIVLWQAGIDLYKDYNIKNKLIGCGSGNLYRHLKPYLIKRVKAVFGDKGISAHLFSAVHNEYLQILLKWGVIGLIVWLYLWGYVLYRNVIFIRKTDNEFYRGIVIGLTMGFIAFLVGGFFEHNVGDAEVIISVMFLLGLNKNVLDSMEGER, from the coding sequence ATGAATTTTCTCATTCTTTCTGCTATTCTTTTGAGCATATCTACACCTTTATCTATTGCACTTGATAATGTAGCCATAGGTGTGGGTCTTTTGGGTCTGATATTGTCTTACAAAAAGCTTAAGCCAAAAGATTTGGATTTTAGGGTTTTGGGTGTTTCAACTGTTGGATTTGTTTCTTCAGTTTTATCTACTGAGCCTGTTTATAGTTTAAAAAATGCGCATTATCTGTGGCACTTTTTACCGTATTTTATAGCTTCAAGATTTGATAGAAAAAAGATAAAATTAATACTTGTTGTATTGGGGGCGGCATCTGCTATTAGTGGTTTTGCCGTTATTTTTCAATCCTTTACAGGTATAAGAATAAATCATGTTCATCTGAATGAGTTTTTAAATATACACATTCTCCATTCTCCTATTAGGTCTTCTGGTGTTTTTGGTAATGCACTAACAACGGGAGGTGTATTGGCGCCATTGATGTTTGTTTATTTTTCCTTATTTTGGTTTGAAGCTGAGAGAAGGTTTAAGATTTATTATTTAATTGTATTTATTTTTGTTTTTCTCGGATTGGTTTTTAATTTTAGCCGTTCTTATTGGGTTGGTGGTTTAGCTGCTATAGTTGTCTTGCCTTTTATTTATACAAAAAGCAGGATTGCGAGAATTACGCCTTTAGCTGGTTTTGTTCTGGCTGCTCTTATGTATATTTTTATTCCTTCTGTGCATAAGAGGGTCCAGAGTATGGTTCATTATAGAAAAGATGTTTCTGCTATGGATAGAATAGTTTTATGGCAGGCAGGAATTGATTTGTATAAAGACTATAATATAAAGAACAAACTTATAGGATGCGGAAGTGGCAATCTTTACAGGCATCTGAAACCGTATCTGATTAAAAGGGTTAAAGCTGTTTTTGGTGATAAAGGCATCTCAGCGCATTTATTTAGTGCTGTTCATAATGAATATTTACAGATTTTGCTCAAATGGGGTGTTATTGGTCTTATTGTCTGGCTTTATCTGTGGGGTTATGTGTTGTATAGGAATGTGATCTTTATAAGAAAAACGGATAATGAGTTTTACAGGGGGATTGTTATAGGTTTGACGATGGGTTTTATTGCCTTTTTGGTAGGTGGTTTTTTTGAGCATAATGTTGGTGATGCGGAGGTTATAATAAGTGTAATGTTTTTGTTAGGACTTAATAAAAATGTGCTTGACAGTATGGAGGGGGAGAGATGA
- a CDS encoding PP0621 family protein, with product MLKILFFIFLLFLFVTIYSFKKRVDNILDAIFPPKNKTRRSSNQNSQPEQLVKCANCGVYLPKSDAVKKIKLNGEIIYFCSEACKREYKSKK from the coding sequence ATGCTTAAGATTTTATTTTTTATTTTTCTGCTTTTTTTATTTGTAACGATATATTCCTTTAAAAAGCGTGTTGATAATATACTTGATGCTATATTTCCTCCAAAGAATAAAACAAGGCGGAGCAGCAATCAAAATAGCCAGCCTGAGCAGCTTGTAAAATGCGCCAACTGTGGTGTGTATTTGCCAAAGAGCGATGCTGTTAAAAAGATAAAGCTAAATGGTGAGATAATCTATTTTTGTTCAGAAGCTTGCAAAAGGGAGTATAAAAGCAAAAAATGA
- the lptA gene encoding lipopolysaccharide transport periplasmic protein LptA, translated as MVKKSIVFLAILLIGLNALAVNPKSYIKKGNIPIHITADKLTAFDKKGLYIFEGGVVATRGDVRLTSDKMEVYKDKKTGDIGKVVCIGHVVITKQDKKATGDKAIYTASDSKVVLIGHAKVVSGKNNITSDRIIYYLDRDYVVSQSDNKTKRVEVIIYPNQKKGSK; from the coding sequence ATGGTTAAAAAGAGCATTGTGTTTTTAGCTATTTTATTAATAGGTTTAAATGCTTTGGCTGTTAATCCCAAAAGCTACATAAAAAAAGGCAATATACCCATACATATAACAGCCGATAAACTTACAGCCTTTGATAAAAAAGGCCTTTACATCTTTGAAGGAGGTGTAGTTGCAACAAGGGGGGATGTTAGGCTAACTTCGGACAAGATGGAGGTTTATAAAGATAAAAAAACCGGCGATATAGGAAAGGTTGTATGTATTGGTCATGTTGTTATTACAAAACAGGATAAGAAGGCTACAGGGGATAAGGCTATATATACAGCGTCTGATTCTAAGGTGGTTTTGATTGGGCATGCTAAGGTGGTCTCGGGAAAGAACAATATAACCTCAGACAGGATTATTTATTACCTTGATAGGGATTATGTTGTTTCTCAATCGGACAATAAAACAAAGAGGGTTGAGGTTATCATATATCCAAATCAGAAAAAGGGGAGTAAGTAA
- a CDS encoding Do family serine endopeptidase: protein MKLLRRLYVLSLVFVFVLNAVVFATCLPDIRSVAKKALPAVVNISTTQIVEAPSNPFGFGFDSNDPFNEFFKQFFNNIPVKRKIHALGSGFIISKNGYILTNYHVVRRASTIRVTLLKDKAVYKAKVVGEDPKADIALIKIKPREDLPVLKLGDSSKLEIGDWVVAVGNPFGLNGTVTAGIISAKGRVIGEGPYDHFLQTDAAINPGNSGGPLLNLNGEVVGINTAIVAGGQGIGFAIPINMVKSELPYLMKGEKVKRGYLGVTVQDLTSDAAKALQLKNIEGGAIISQVFKNSPAAKAGLKPGDIIVTINGQPVLSAGDLSYKVFTMKPGVVVDFGIIRNGNNMDIKVKLGRRPTSEEMAENITSIYKTPYGFSVSNITPQLKNKYDIKVEKGVVVVKVEPGSFAYSVGIQPGDVIVKMNYKRVKNIHDLKKIISKSKDKNVVFFNIIRGTTQIFVTIQR from the coding sequence ATGAAGTTGCTGAGACGCCTGTATGTTTTGAGTTTGGTTTTTGTTTTTGTTTTAAATGCAGTTGTTTTTGCCACATGTTTACCTGATATAAGGAGTGTTGCAAAAAAAGCTCTACCTGCTGTTGTAAACATCAGTACAACCCAAATTGTTGAGGCTCCATCAAATCCTTTTGGTTTTGGATTTGACTCTAATGACCCGTTTAATGAGTTTTTTAAGCAGTTTTTCAATAATATTCCTGTAAAAAGAAAGATTCATGCTCTTGGCTCTGGTTTTATAATCTCTAAAAACGGCTATATTCTGACAAATTATCATGTTGTTAGAAGAGCATCCACTATAAGGGTTACGCTACTTAAGGATAAAGCAGTGTATAAAGCTAAGGTTGTAGGGGAAGATCCAAAGGCTGATATAGCATTGATAAAGATAAAACCCAGAGAGGATTTGCCTGTATTAAAATTAGGGGATTCATCTAAACTTGAAATAGGTGATTGGGTTGTGGCTGTTGGAAATCCATTTGGATTAAACGGTACAGTAACTGCAGGAATAATATCGGCCAAAGGTAGGGTTATAGGCGAGGGGCCATATGACCATTTCTTGCAAACAGATGCAGCCATAAACCCAGGAAATTCTGGTGGTCCTCTTCTTAATTTGAACGGAGAAGTTGTGGGAATTAATACGGCTATTGTCGCTGGTGGACAGGGTATTGGGTTTGCCATACCAATTAATATGGTAAAATCTGAATTACCTTATCTAATGAAAGGTGAAAAGGTTAAGAGGGGCTATCTGGGAGTAACGGTTCAGGATTTAACATCGGACGCGGCTAAAGCATTACAACTTAAAAATATAGAGGGTGGTGCTATAATTTCTCAGGTGTTTAAAAACTCTCCAGCTGCTAAAGCAGGTTTAAAACCAGGAGATATTATAGTTACTATAAATGGACAACCTGTTTTGTCGGCAGGCGACCTTTCATATAAAGTGTTTACAATGAAGCCTGGAGTTGTAGTTGATTTTGGCATAATTAGAAACGGAAATAACATGGATATAAAGGTTAAACTGGGCAGGCGACCTACAAGTGAAGAAATGGCCGAGAATATAACCTCTATTTACAAAACGCCATATGGGTTCTCCGTTTCCAATATAACACCTCAACTTAAGAATAAATACGATATAAAGGTAGAAAAAGGTGTGGTTGTTGTTAAGGTTGAACCGGGCTCTTTTGCCTATTCTGTTGGAATACAGCCAGGTGATGTTATTGTAAAGATGAACTACAAGAGGGTTAAAAATATACATGATTTGAAGAAAATAATTAGTAAATCAAAGGATAAAAATGTTGTTTTCTTTAATATTATAAGGGGAACTACTCAGATTTTTGTCACTATCCAGAGATAA
- the fsa gene encoding fructose-6-phosphate aldolase: MKFFLDTANVEKIRYFADMGLVDGVTTNPSLIAKEGRDFKEVIDEITRIVDGPISAEVVSTESVGMVEEALELARIHENIVIKIPMTKEGIKATHQLASEGVRVNMTLIFSPSQALLAAKAGARYVSPFIGRLDDISTDGLDMVSDIRAVLDNYDFECEIIAASIRHPLHVIEAAKMGVDIATIPPDVMDKLFNHPLTDIGLDKFLRDWENAFKK; the protein is encoded by the coding sequence ATGAAGTTCTTTTTAGACACTGCAAATGTGGAAAAGATAAGATATTTTGCCGATATGGGGCTTGTGGATGGTGTTACGACAAATCCAAGCCTTATTGCTAAAGAGGGAAGGGATTTTAAGGAAGTAATAGACGAAATAACAAGGATTGTAGATGGACCTATATCAGCTGAAGTTGTGTCAACTGAGTCTGTTGGCATGGTTGAGGAGGCTTTAGAACTTGCAAGAATTCATGAAAATATAGTAATAAAAATACCTATGACAAAAGAAGGTATAAAAGCTACTCATCAGCTTGCCTCTGAGGGTGTAAGGGTAAATATGACGCTTATTTTTTCTCCATCTCAGGCATTATTGGCTGCTAAGGCCGGCGCAAGGTATGTAAGCCCTTTTATCGGTAGGCTTGATGATATATCAACAGATGGGCTTGATATGGTATCAGATATTAGGGCAGTTCTGGATAATTACGACTTTGAGTGTGAGATTATAGCAGCAAGTATTAGACACCCTTTGCATGTGATTGAGGCTGCAAAGATGGGTGTTGATATAGCAACCATACCGCCTGATGTTATGGATAAGTTGTTTAATCATCCACTGACCGATATAGGCCTTGATAAATTCTTGAGGGATTGGGAGAATGCCTTTAAGAAATAG
- a CDS encoding SufB/SufD family protein, protein MDIVKGYEKEFEQLVEIYEKNTNDKSLRSPGVATIIVSGSKVVGLNSVKGMKITSKERADGLVMIDVEIEDNTIIPVPVHLCTGFLKKRGEQILKFNYIIGDNVKVKFKSHCILTKVEKLHHYMESDMYIGKNSFVVYEDEHFHDENGGVFVETITKMKVDENSYFASKFYETKTRVGRINVVMDIELLKNAKANLESKIYGREDDIIDIREVLRLNGEYSSGIAASTIFATDKTKAHVVNEAYGNAAYARGHIECNEIVKGSGVEVSTLPLLKVLDDKAELTHEASVGRINQAQLETLMAKGLTEDEAAEFIVNGLLS, encoded by the coding sequence ATGGATATAGTTAAGGGATACGAGAAAGAGTTTGAGCAGCTTGTTGAGATATATGAGAAAAATACAAACGATAAAAGTCTAAGAAGCCCCGGTGTTGCAACGATAATAGTAAGCGGCAGTAAGGTTGTAGGTCTGAATAGCGTTAAGGGTATGAAGATAACCTCTAAAGAGAGGGCTGATGGGCTTGTAATGATAGATGTTGAGATAGAGGATAACACGATAATTCCAGTTCCTGTTCATCTTTGCACCGGTTTTTTGAAAAAGAGGGGTGAGCAGATACTGAAGTTCAACTACATAATAGGTGATAATGTTAAGGTTAAGTTTAAATCGCATTGCATACTTACAAAGGTTGAAAAATTGCACCATTACATGGAAAGTGACATGTATATAGGTAAAAACTCTTTTGTCGTTTATGAGGATGAGCATTTTCACGATGAAAACGGCGGCGTGTTTGTTGAGACTATAACAAAGATGAAGGTGGATGAGAATTCATATTTTGCAAGTAAGTTCTATGAAACCAAAACGAGGGTTGGAAGGATCAATGTTGTTATGGATATAGAGCTTTTGAAGAATGCAAAAGCCAACCTTGAAAGCAAGATATATGGTAGAGAGGATGATATAATTGATATAAGAGAGGTGTTGAGACTAAACGGTGAGTATTCATCTGGTATTGCCGCCTCGACCATATTTGCTACAGATAAGACCAAAGCCCATGTTGTAAATGAGGCATACGGTAATGCTGCCTATGCAAGAGGTCATATAGAGTGTAATGAGATAGTCAAGGGTAGTGGTGTTGAGGTTTCTACGCTGCCACTTTTGAAGGTTTTAGACGATAAAGCAGAGCTTACACATGAGGCCAGCGTTGGAAGGATAAATCAGGCACAACTTGAGACCCTTATGGCAAAGGGTTTAACAGAAGATGAGGCCGCTGAGTTCATAGTTAATGGCTTGTTGAGCTAA
- a CDS encoding YhjD/YihY/BrkB family envelope integrity protein, producing MPFFDIKEALRIYKERQVLLWSAFLTYLTVLNIVPFVYFSIFVLSHLPFVSKKIPYFKGAIINIVPAYSAKVSLYFDTFLKSIASMELLNSIIFSLSMMSLVLGFFKAIRYILGVEKKINIFKTFGFVLLSIIAVGVIITIAVALRIVIPVFMPKIADAVYVRLLPFFIWFVFLFALFYITKPRELKFLNVIVASFVTTVGVFLLKAALAAYFSIFSYSKIYGAVAIVPSLLLWLFLLWNVILFGVVVAKVIKI from the coding sequence ATGCCGTTTTTTGACATTAAAGAAGCGCTCCGCATTTATAAAGAGAGACAGGTGCTCTTGTGGAGCGCTTTTCTTACATATCTTACTGTTTTAAACATAGTACCTTTTGTATACTTTTCTATATTTGTTCTATCTCATTTGCCATTTGTTAGCAAAAAGATACCTTATTTTAAAGGTGCAATTATCAATATTGTTCCTGCTTATTCTGCCAAAGTGAGCCTGTATTTCGACACATTTTTGAAATCGATTGCGTCTATGGAGCTTTTAAATTCAATAATATTTTCATTGTCGATGATGAGTTTGGTGCTTGGTTTCTTTAAGGCTATAAGGTACATTCTGGGTGTTGAAAAGAAAATCAATATATTTAAAACCTTTGGATTTGTTCTTCTAAGTATAATAGCTGTAGGGGTTATAATTACTATTGCTGTGGCCTTAAGGATCGTTATTCCTGTTTTTATGCCTAAGATTGCCGACGCAGTTTATGTCAGGCTTTTGCCGTTTTTTATATGGTTTGTATTTTTATTTGCCCTGTTTTATATAACAAAACCAAGAGAACTTAAATTTTTAAATGTAATAGTTGCTTCATTTGTTACAACAGTTGGAGTTTTTTTACTTAAGGCGGCTCTTGCTGCCTATTTTTCTATATTTTCATATAGTAAGATATACGGGGCTGTTGCTATAGTGCCATCCTTGCTTTTATGGTTATTTTTACTCTGGAATGTGATTCTATTTGGTGTTGTAGTGGCAAAGGTTATAAAAATTTGA
- the gltX gene encoding glutamate--tRNA ligase: MVRTRFAPSPTGHLHIGGLRTAIFNYLFAKANGGEFILRIEDTDKERSREEFTQAILDGLEWCGINWDDICYQSKRNGIYEKYLNRLIEEGKAYRCYCSKERLERLKEEQLKRGENPHYDGHCRNLNEYPEDKPYVIRVKLPEDNIDFFDHLHGDMHFSYKEFDDFIIRRSDGSFMYNFTNVVDDIECGITHVIRGDDHLTNTAKQIVLYRLLGENPPEYTHVPMILGEDKTRLSKRHGAKSVLEYKQMGILPVALVNYLLRLGFSYGDKEIFSFDEMVKYFSLDRLNKSAAVFNPDKLIWVNFEHMKMMKPEELLKHLKPFLDEECFNFDDSYLIEAIKTRQTKAQTLVELADEIRFYCKPPEDYDKKALKKYVKASTREYIISLLEKLKDADFSSEETLEAVFESVLERFDIKMVKLAQPVRIALTGRGIGPGIYEMLMILGKNETINRLEKFLNAVF, encoded by the coding sequence ATGGTTAGAACACGCTTTGCTCCATCTCCTACAGGTCATCTGCACATAGGTGGGCTAAGAACGGCAATTTTTAATTATCTGTTTGCAAAGGCCAATGGTGGTGAGTTTATTTTAAGGATTGAGGATACAGATAAGGAGCGTTCAAGGGAAGAGTTTACCCAGGCTATCTTAGATGGACTTGAATGGTGCGGTATAAACTGGGATGATATATGTTATCAAAGTAAAAGAAACGGGATATATGAGAAATATTTAAATAGACTCATAGAAGAGGGTAAGGCTTATAGATGTTATTGTTCCAAGGAAAGACTTGAAAGGTTAAAAGAAGAGCAGCTAAAAAGGGGAGAAAACCCTCACTATGATGGACACTGCAGAAACCTAAATGAATATCCAGAAGATAAGCCATATGTTATAAGAGTTAAGCTACCAGAAGATAATATAGATTTTTTTGACCATCTCCACGGCGATATGCATTTTTCTTATAAGGAGTTTGATGATTTTATCATAAGGCGATCCGATGGTTCGTTTATGTATAATTTTACAAATGTGGTGGATGATATAGAGTGTGGCATAACCCATGTAATAAGGGGTGATGACCACCTAACAAACACAGCAAAACAGATTGTGCTTTATAGGTTGTTGGGAGAGAATCCGCCTGAGTATACGCATGTGCCGATGATTTTGGGTGAGGATAAGACAAGGCTTTCCAAAAGACACGGCGCTAAGAGTGTTTTAGAGTACAAACAGATGGGTATTTTGCCTGTGGCTTTGGTTAATTACCTGTTGAGATTGGGTTTTTCATACGGCGATAAGGAGATATTTAGCTTTGATGAGATGGTTAAGTATTTTTCACTTGATAGGCTTAATAAATCTGCTGCTGTTTTCAATCCTGACAAGCTTATCTGGGTAAACTTTGAGCATATGAAGATGATGAAACCTGAAGAACTTCTTAAGCATTTGAAGCCATTTTTGGATGAGGAGTGTTTTAACTTTGATGATAGCTATCTGATTGAGGCTATAAAGACAAGGCAGACCAAAGCCCAAACACTTGTTGAGCTTGCCGATGAGATTAGGTTCTATTGCAAACCTCCTGAGGATTACGATAAGAAGGCGTTAAAGAAGTATGTAAAAGCCAGCACGAGGGAGTATATAATCTCTCTATTGGAGAAGTTAAAGGATGCAGATTTTTCTTCTGAGGAGACACTTGAGGCTGTTTTTGAGTCTGTTCTTGAGAGGTTTGATATAAAGATGGTAAAACTCGCCCAGCCAGTTAGAATAGCTTTAACCGGTAGGGGTATAGGACCTGGAATATACGAGATGCTGATGATTTTGGGGAAAAATGAGACTATTAATCGCTTGGAAAAGTTTTTGAATGCCGTTTTTTGA
- a CDS encoding endonuclease V has translation MDLSSLKDEQNRLALKLNLKDRISPNRVRFVAGIDLTYLNIWKNPTLGIAALVVWDVKEKSIVDVFYYEQEVDFPYIPTFLAYRELPLVLGVFKKCNVEVDAFMLDGMGIIHPRKLGIAAHFGVVCDVVSLGCAKSHLIGVYDEPANVPGDYKPVFVENELRGFVMRSRKNANPIFISPGNNITSHSAVETTLLCLEGYRLPQPTRLAHNYLQQYRRKLLSR, from the coding sequence ATGGATTTATCCAGCCTAAAAGATGAGCAAAACAGACTTGCTCTAAAGCTAAATTTAAAGGATAGGATATCTCCTAATAGAGTTAGATTTGTTGCAGGCATAGATTTAACCTATTTAAATATTTGGAAAAACCCTACGCTTGGCATAGCCGCTTTGGTTGTCTGGGATGTAAAAGAAAAGTCTATTGTTGATGTTTTCTATTATGAGCAAGAGGTAGATTTTCCTTATATACCAACGTTTTTAGCTTATCGTGAACTACCGTTGGTTTTGGGCGTTTTTAAAAAGTGTAATGTTGAGGTTGATGCTTTTATGCTTGATGGCATGGGTATAATTCACCCTCGAAAACTTGGTATAGCTGCACATTTTGGCGTTGTTTGCGATGTTGTTTCTTTAGGGTGTGCTAAATCTCATCTTATAGGTGTTTATGATGAACCGGCTAACGTACCAGGTGATTATAAACCCGTTTTTGTTGAAAATGAATTACGTGGTTTTGTTATGCGTTCAAGGAAAAACGCAAACCCTATATTTATTTCGCCTGGCAACAATATAACGTCGCATTCAGCAGTTGAGACAACTCTTTTGTGTTTAGAGGGTTACAGGCTTCCCCAGCCAACAAGGCTTGCCCACAATTACCTTCAACAATACAGAAGAAAATTACTTAGCAGGTAA
- a CDS encoding HlyD family efflux transporter periplasmic adaptor subunit, whose protein sequence is MKRKTDFLLIFASIVVIVSIPLFYGSVYTRFKEFTIRRAFVSGKVIGVSPSYVSGMVVKMYVKEGDSVKKGQMIALIDDTLYKAEVEKKQSKLNSMLFELERLDNMTNSYAYSSLKDEIEVLKKDVKLSQLMLSYTRIVSPIDGVVAKDAVHVGDSVSPSSVVVYLYKPSTIYVRAFVDVENAKYLKIGKTVILKDVATKAKSEGKIEKLGGIDVFSICNNGRYMPVSISLKSKKGFNFSDPVLVIVKR, encoded by the coding sequence ATGAAAAGAAAAACTGACTTTTTACTGATTTTTGCTTCTATAGTTGTTATTGTTTCTATACCACTTTTTTATGGCAGTGTATACACGAGGTTTAAAGAATTTACAATTAGAAGGGCTTTTGTTTCTGGTAAGGTTATAGGTGTTTCTCCATCGTATGTCTCAGGTATGGTAGTTAAGATGTATGTCAAAGAGGGTGATAGTGTAAAAAAAGGTCAGATGATAGCGTTAATTGATGATACCCTTTATAAAGCTGAGGTTGAAAAGAAGCAGAGCAAACTCAATAGTATGTTGTTTGAATTAGAAAGATTGGATAATATGACCAACTCTTATGCATACTCAAGCTTAAAGGATGAGATAGAGGTTTTAAAAAAAGATGTAAAGCTCTCTCAACTAATGCTTTCATATACGAGGATTGTAAGCCCAATCGATGGAGTTGTTGCTAAAGATGCAGTTCATGTTGGAGATAGTGTATCACCTTCGAGCGTTGTAGTTTATTTGTATAAGCCATCAACAATCTATGTTAGGGCATTTGTTGATGTAGAGAATGCTAAATATTTAAAGATAGGTAAGACCGTAATTTTGAAGGATGTAGCAACAAAGGCAAAAAGTGAGGGGAAAATAGAAAAACTCGGTGGAATAGATGTTTTTTCTATCTGCAATAACGGGAGATATATGCCGGTTAGTATATCTTTAAAATCAAAAAAAGGTTTTAACTTCTCAGATCCGGTTTTGGTTATAGTTAAGCGCTAA
- the rdgB gene encoding RdgB/HAM1 family non-canonical purine NTP pyrophosphatase, producing the protein MPLRNSRIIVVATNNKHKLKEIKEILNDFEILPSSAVVDSFNPEESGKTFCENSLIKAKSLAEFTDYPVLADDSGLEVFSLNGEPGVYSSRYSKTGKDEDNLKKLIERLKGKKDRSARFSCCMSLVVDGNVIQREGYVYGRIIDRPIGENGFGYDPVFVPDGYDITFAQMSPKQKNAISHRRRALAMIKEELERIYG; encoded by the coding sequence ATGCCTTTAAGAAATAGCAGAATCATAGTTGTAGCAACGAATAATAAGCACAAACTCAAAGAGATAAAAGAGATATTGAATGATTTTGAGATACTGCCATCCTCTGCTGTGGTTGATAGTTTCAACCCCGAAGAAAGCGGAAAAACATTTTGTGAGAATTCACTTATAAAGGCTAAGTCTTTGGCTGAATTTACAGATTATCCTGTATTGGCTGATGATTCTGGCCTTGAGGTGTTTTCGTTGAACGGTGAGCCTGGGGTTTATTCTTCAAGGTATTCAAAAACAGGCAAGGATGAGGATAACTTAAAAAAACTCATTGAAAGGTTAAAGGGCAAAAAAGACAGATCAGCCAGATTTAGTTGCTGTATGAGTCTTGTTGTTGATGGTAATGTGATCCAGAGGGAGGGTTATGTTTACGGCAGGATAATAGATCGACCCATAGGGGAAAACGGCTTTGGGTATGATCCTGTCTTTGTGCCTGATGGTTATGATATAACATTTGCCCAGATGAGCCCAAAACAAAAAAATGCCATATCCCACAGAAGAAGGGCTTTAGCCATGATAAAAGAGGAACTGGAGAGAATTTATGGTTAA
- a CDS encoding ATP-binding cassette domain-containing protein — MLKLENIKYSKNSNEIIKGINMEFEEGKIYGIVGNNGVGKSTIGYIIMGLSDYKPNDGRILLDGEDITQLDVTQRAKKGISLLWQEPARFEGITVENYLKLNRKIPREQIEEALEFVNLEPNKYLKRFVDKKLSGGERKKVELASCLLLKPRYLIMDEPDSGIDIMSLDMIIKVINRFKEMGSAVIVITHRKEIALSCSYSYLICAGKVFLEGTSDKIVEYYEKTCDTCGHINYLEED; from the coding sequence ATGCTTAAGCTTGAAAATATAAAATATTCCAAAAATTCCAATGAGATCATCAAAGGTATAAACATGGAGTTTGAAGAGGGGAAGATTTACGGCATAGTGGGAAACAACGGCGTGGGTAAATCTACAATTGGTTATATTATTATGGGTTTGTCGGATTATAAGCCAAACGATGGAAGGATTTTGCTTGATGGCGAGGATATAACGCAGTTGGATGTTACCCAACGGGCAAAAAAGGGTATATCGTTGTTATGGCAGGAGCCTGCGAGGTTTGAAGGTATAACGGTTGAAAATTACCTGAAACTTAACAGGAAGATACCAAGAGAGCAGATAGAGGAGGCTTTGGAGTTTGTCAATCTTGAACCGAACAAATATCTAAAGCGTTTCGTGGATAAGAAACTCTCAGGTGGTGAGAGGAAAAAGGTGGAGCTTGCAAGCTGCTTGCTTCTAAAACCGAGGTATTTGATAATGGATGAGCCAGACAGCGGCATAGATATAATGAGCTTGGATATGATAATAAAGGTGATAAACCGTTTTAAAGAGATGGGAAGCGCTGTTATTGTAATAACGCATAGAAAAGAAATAGCCCTGAGTTGCTCTTATTCATATCTTATCTGTGCGGGTAAGGTTTTCTTGGAAGGCACAAGCGATAAGATAGTGGAGTATTACGAGAAAACCTGTGATACATGCGGCCACATAAATTACCTGGAGGAAGATTAG